The Hornefia porci genome contains the following window.
TCCTGCTTTTCCTTCTCTCTGGCCTGCATAACCTTTTCATATTCTTCGTCGGTCATCTTCATCATGGTGATGCCGGTGAATCCGTAGAAGATGGATACGAGCGGATTGATCAGGTTCAGGAACGCATAGCGTCCATAGCCTCCGCCCGGGCCGCCCCAGGTCTTGACGCCCAGGAACTTCTGCATCGTAGCGCCGCAGGTGTTCCACGGGACGAGGCAGGATGTGATTGTACCGGAGTCTTCCAGTACACGGGAGAGGTTTCTCGGTGCCAGACGTCTGTCCTCATAGGTTTCCTTGTACATTCTGCCCGGAAGTACGAGGGACAGGTACTGGTCTCCTGCGATGATGTTCATGATGATGCAGCTGATAACGGTGACGGTAACCAGTCCGCCGGTTCCCTTTGCGAAGTGCAGCAGGGACTGTGCGATTTCGCCCAGCATGCCGGAAGCGTCCATGATGCCTCCGAAGCACATTGCGCAGAGGATCAGGTTGATGGTCCACATCATGGAATTCATACCGCCCTTGCCGTCGATCAGCTTGTCGATGTTGTACTCGCCGATGATGGAAGTGCTCAGACCCTGTTCCTTAGCAAGAGCTGCGAAGTCTCCGGCGTCCATTGACAGGAAGCTGTCTGCATCATAGGATGCGATCTGATCCGCCAGCTTGTCCTGCGCCTGTGTGTAAGCGTCGGTGAATCCCGGTACGGAATAGCCGTAGTGCAGGATTCCCGGCCAGTCGGCCAGACCGATTCCGTTGAAGATGGAGCCGATGATCATACCGGCGACGATACCGCCCATGATGCCCGGGATCGCGGGGATCTTCAGAGCAACGATGACGATAACCAGAATCGGCGGGATCAGCATCCACAGGTTCAGCTTGAAGTTGATCAGGCAGGCCTGTCTCATCGGTTCAACGATGTCCAGATTGTTTCCGCTGGCTCTCATACCCAGAACCAGGTAGATGACCAGAGCGATGATCAGAGACGGCGTAACCGTATAGATCATATGGCGGATGTGATCGAACAGCGTGGCGCCCGCCATGGCAGGAGCCAGATTGGTGGTGTCAGACAGCGGCGACATCTTGTCTCCGAAATAAGCTCCGGAGACGACAGCGCCGGCTGCCATGCTGGACGGGATTCCGAGTCCCGTCGCAACGCCGATCAGTGCGATACCGATGGTTCCGGCGGTGGTCCAGGAAGAACCGGTCGCCAGTGCAACGATACAGCAGAGCAGGCAGGCTGCAAACAGGAAGATGCTCGGCTTCAGAATCAGCAGTCCGTAGTAGATCATCGCGGGAACGACGCCCGCGGCGACCCAGCATCCGATCAGCAGACCGACCTCAGCGAGGATCAGAATGGCCTGCATGGAGCGGTTGATGGAAGCCAGCATGCCGGCCTCCAGGAATGACCATTTGTAGCCGTTCAGAGCGGCCACAATCGCGGCAAATGTCGCGGAAGTAAGAAGTGCGATGTGTACTTCGCCATAGTCACAGGCGAGTGCATCCCCAAATAATTTTCCAAGGATGCCCAGACAATACATTAATACGATCAACGTGAAGAAGAAACATAATAATGCTTGCCATAGAGGTATCTTTCTACCCATAATAAGTCCTCCTCAATAAAGACAAGTAAAATAAAATAAACCCATGCCCTCAGGCATTATTTATTATAAGAGACGCTTATTGATTTGTCAAGATTATGTGAAAATTCCGAGAAGCAATAACACAAAAATAACAAAGTGATGCGGTATCGACTCATAATAAAATGTTATCGATTCGGAGACGCAGGGAAAACGGGACGAGAGAAAGAGACGGCAGAAAAGGGCAGAGGGGAACGGGGAAAGAGTGGAGAACGTGATCGGCGACGGGCTCCGGAGGGGGTACAGGAAAAGCGGACAACAGACGAAGCGGCCCTGTGAAATCACGGATCGGCAGCCGCCGGGGGAGGGTCGGGTGAACCGGCCCCGTGAAATCGCGGATCGGCAGGCGCTGAGACCCGGTCAGGTGAACCGCGCCCCAGAGGCCGGAGACCCGGGTTTTGCTTCGATATATATAATGTAAGGAAAAGAAAATCAAAAAAACGTAAAATTAATTTTAAAAAGATGTTGACAAGGGAGTGAACAGGTGGTAATATATTAAATGTTCGCGGCACACGCGAGCACGGAAACCTTGAAAAATGAAGGGTTCCGGAAGAACCTAGAAAACCACATAGACAGGAAACGAAAGTCAAACAAGACAAAAAGAAACAGGTTGAAACAACCTTGGATCATGTACCAAATGATCCCCAAGATTTCCTAAAACAGTAATACGGTAACAGAAACAACTGTAGAAACAGACGTTAGCGTCTGACCGGATTAAACGGAAGGAAAGAGATAGTAAGCCGAAAGGCTTAATATACCATTTTCATTAAGAGTTTGATCCTGGCTCAGGATGAACGCTGGCGGCGTGCTTAACACATGCAAGTCGAGCGAGAAATCGCGGAAGGAAGCTTCGGTAGAATTCCGGGATGGAAAGCGGCGGACGGGTGAGTAACGCGTGGGAAACCTGCCCTTGACAGGGGGACAGCCGAGGGAAACTTCGATTAATACCCCATAACGCAGAGAGACCGCATGGTCCATCTGCCAAAGATTTATCGGTCAGGGATGGTCCCGCGTCTGATTAGCTGGTTGGTGAGGCAGCGGCTCACCAAGGCGACGATCAGTAGCCGGCCTGAGAGGGTGAACGGCCACATTGGAACTGAGACACGGTCCAGACTCCTACGGGAGGCAGCAGTGGGGAATATTGCACAATGGGCGCAAGCCTGATGCAGCAACGCCGCGTGAAGGAGGAAGGCCTTCGGGTCGTAAACTTCTGTCCAAAGGGAAGAAGAATGACGGTACCTTTGGAGGAAGCCCCGGCTAACTACGTGCCAGCAGCCGCGGTAACACGTAGGGGGCGAGCGTTATCCGGAATTACTGGGCGTAAAGAGTGCGTAGGTGGCTTTGCAAGCGTAGGGTATAAGGCGACAGCCCAACTGTCGTTGGCCCCGCGAACTGTAAGGCTTGAGTACAGGAGGGGAAGGCGGAATTCCTAGTGTAGCGGTGAAATGCGTAGATATTAGGAGGAACACCGGTGGCGAAGGCGGCCTTCTGGACTGTAACTGACACTGAGGCACGAAAGCGTGGGTAGCAAACAGGATTAGATACCCTGGTAGTCCACGCTGTAAACGATGAGCACTAGGTGTCGGGCTCGCAAGAGTTCGGTGCCGGAGCAAACGCATTAAGTGCTCCGCCTGGGGAGTACGCACGCAAGTGTGAAACTCAAAGGAATTGACGGGGACCCGCACAAGCAGCGGAGCATGTGGTTTAATTCGAAGCAACGCGAAGAACCTTACCAGGGCTTGACATCCCTCTGAAAGGCCGGGTAATGCCGGTTCCCTCTTCGGAGCAGAGGAGACAGGTGGTGCATGGTTGTCGTCAGCTCGTGTCGTGAGATGTTGGGTTAAGTCCCGCAACGAGCGCAACCCCTGCCATTAGTTGCCATCATTCAGTTGGGCACTCTAGTGGGACTGCCGGGGACAACCCGGAGGAAGGCGGGGATGACGTCAAATCATCATGCCCCTTATGTCCTGGGCGACACACGTGCTACAATGGCCGTCACAGAGGGAGGCGAAGGCGCGAGCCGGAGCGAAACCCTAAAGGCGGTCCCAGTTCGGACTGCAGGCTGAAACCCGCCTGCACGAAGCCGGAGTTGCTAGTAATCGCGGATCAGAATGCCGCGGTGAATGCGTTCCCGGGTCTTGTACACACCGCCCGTCACACCATGGAAGCCGGGGGTGCCCGAAGTCGGTCGAAAAGGCTGCCTAAGGCAAAACCGGTGACTGGGGTGAAGTCGTAACAAGGTAGCCGTATCGGAAGGTGCGGCTGGATCACCTCCTTTCTAGGGAGACACGTTTGCTGTCTATGGGTTTACTATGGGCTTGTAGCTCAGGTGGTTAGAGCGCACGCCTGATAAGCGTGAGGTCGGAGGTTCGAGTCCTCCCAAGCCCACCAAAATCCTTTTTAAGGATTTTATTTATCACGGGAAACCGTGGAAGTACCTTGAAAATCGAACAATGGAAAATGCAAACAATGCATCACAGAAAAGAGATCGAGATGAAATATCGTATAGGTATTAGCGAAGAAGCTAAGCAAATAGGGTAAGAAATCTACGATTTCAACCGAGAAGCCAAGAAAGCGAAAAACAGGAAAAGTTTTTTGACAAAGAAAGCCCATACATGAGCGCCATGTATGGCAGCCAAGGAGAACCGTATGAAGCGCGAAAGCGCGGCATACAGGAAAAGGCCAAGCAAAGAAGGGCATAAGGCGGATGCCTTGGCACTGGGAGCCGAAGAAGGACGTGACAAGCTGCGAAAAGCTGCGGGAAGGAGCACATATCCGGTGATCCGCAGATATCCGAATGGGGGAACCCGCCTGAGGTAATGCTCAGGCATAGTCATGCGAGTAAAGTAGTATGACATAAGGCAACGCGGGGAACTGAAACATCTAAGTACCCGCAGGAAGAGAAAGCAAACGCGATTTCCCAAGTAGCGGCGAGCGAACGGGAAAGAGGCCAAACCGGGTGCTTGCACCCGGGGTTTAGGACCATCAGAAGACAGTAACATCCTAGTGGAACATGACTGGAAAGTCAGAGCGAAGAGGGTAAAACTCCCGTAGACGAAAGGATGAGCTGCAGGATGGGATCCGGAGTAGGGCCGGACACGTGAAACCCGGTCTGAAGAAGGGGGGACCACCCTCCAAGCCTAAATACTACCCAGTGACCGATAGAGAAGAGTACCGTGAGGGAAAGGTGAAAAGAACCCCGGGAGGGGAGTGAAAGAGAACCTGAAACCTTATGCCTACAATCGGAGGGAGCGAAAGTGACCTCGTACTTTTTGTAGAACGGGCCAACGAGTTATGGTGTGCAGCGAGGTTAAGGTGCTGGAGCACCGGAGCCGAAGGGAAACCGAGTCTTAACCGGCCGCAGTTGCATGCTGTAGACCCGAAACCGGGTGACCTATCCATGTGCAGGTTGAAGTGTCCGTAAAAGGACATGGAGGACCGAACCCGTATCTGTTGAAAAAGGTTGGGATGACGTGTGGATAGCGGTGAAATTCCAATCGAACCCGGAGATAGCTGGTTCTCCCCGAAATAGCTTTAGGGCTAGCCTCGTGGAAAGATGCCTGGGGGTAGAGCACTGAATGTTCTAGGGGCCTTCACCGGTTACCGAAAACTATCAAACTCCGAATACCAGAGCATCATACACGGGAGTCAGACCATGTGAGATAAGTTTCATGGTCGAAAGGGAAACAGCCCAGACCGCCGGCTAAGGTCCCGAAATTCAGGTTAAGTGGAAAAGGATGTGGGGTTGCTTGGACAGCTAGGATGTTGGCTCAGAAGCAGCCATTCATTCAAAGAGTGCGTAATAGCTCACTAGTCGAGTGACCCTGCGCCGAAGATGAACGGGGCTGAAACCTGATACCGAAGCCGCGGATACTGAGAAGTATGGTAGGGGAGCATCGTGTGCAGGCAGAAGCGGAATTGAAAGAGACCGTGGACAGTACACGAGAGAGAATGTTGGCATGAGTAGCGCAAGGCAGGTGAGAATCCTGTCCACCGAAAATCCAAGGTTTCCTGAGGAAGGTTCGTCCACTCAGGGTTAGTCGGGTCCTAAGGCGAGGGCGAAAGCCGTAGTCGATGGAAAACAGGCAGAGATTCCTGTACCACCGAAGGTCGCAGAGTGAAGCGGGGACACGGAAGGATAGGCTGAGCGCGCCGCTGGTCGAGCGCGTCCAAGCGTTGAGGGAGCATGAGCAGGGAAGTCCGTTCATGTGGAACTGAGGCGTTAAGGGGAGGCAAGAGAGCCGGAAGCAGCCGATTTCACGCCGTCAAGAAAAGCCGCTGGCGAGACCCAAGGTGCCCGTACCGCAAACCGACACAGGTAGATGAGGAGAGAATCCTAAGGTGAGCGAGAGAACCATTGTCAAGGAACTCGGCAAAATGACCCCGTAACTTCGGGAGAAGGGGTACCACGGAGACGTGGTCGCAGTGAAAAGGCCCAGGCAACTGTTTACCAAAAACACAGGTCTCTGCGAAAGCGAAAGCTGAAGTATAGGGGCTGACGCCTGCCCGGTGCTGGAAGGTTAAGGGAAAGTGTCAGAGCAATCGAAGCACGGAACTGAAGCCCCAGTAAACGGCGGCCGTAACTATAACGGTCCTAAGGTAGCGAAATTCCTTGTCGGGTAAGTTCCGACCCGCACGAAAGGCGTAATGATCTGGGCGCTGTCTCGACAATGGACTCGGTGAAATTGTAGTGCCGGTAAAGATGCCGGCTACCCGCAGCAGGACGGAAAGACCCCATGGAGCTTTACTGCAGCCTGATATTGAGCCTCGGCGCTGCATGTACAGGATAGGTGGGAGACTATGAATTAAGTACGCCAGTATTTAAGGAGTCATCGTTGGGATACCACCCTTGCAGCGTTGGGGTTCTAACCGTGCGTCGTAAGCCGGCGCCGGGACAGTGGCAGGCGGGCAGTTTGACTGGGGCGGTCGCCTCCTAAAGAGTAACGGAGGCGCCCAAAGGTTCCCTCAGCGCGGACGGAAATCGCGCGAAGAGTGCAAAGGCAGAAGGGAGCTTGACTGCGAGACAGACAGGTCGAGCAGGGACGAAAGTCGGGCTTAGTGATCCGGTGGTTCCGAGTGGAAGGGCCATCGCTCAACGGATAAAAGCTACCCTGGGGATAACAGGCTGATACCCCCCAAGAGTTCACATCGACGGGGGTGTTTGGCACCTCGATGTCGGCTCGTCTCATCCTGGGGCTGGAGTAGGTCCCAAGGGTTGGGCTGTTCGCCCATTAAAGAGGTACGCGAGCTGGGTTCAGAACGTCGTGAGACAGTTCGGTCCCTATCCGCTGTGGGCGTTGGAGATCTGAGTGGGGCTGTCCTTAGTACGAGAGGACCGGGACGGACTTGCCTCTGGTGCACCAGTTGTTCTGCCAAGGGCACAGCTGGGTAGCTACGCAGGGACGGGATAAGCGCTGAAAGCATCTAAGTGCGAAGCCCTCCACGAGAAGAGATCTCCCCCGCAAGGTAAGGTCCGTGGGAGACTACCACGTTGATAGGTCGGAGGTGTAAGTACGGCAACGTATTGAGCTGACCGATACTAATAGACCGAAAGCTTGGCCGGAAGGCATTCCGGAATGTGATGAAGAAGCAGGAACCATTGTTCGGTTTTGAGGGTACCAATTCTCAGAAGAACTGAATCCGGTGGCAATAGCGAGGAGGTCACACCTGTTCCCATCCCGAACACAGAAGTTAAGCTCTTCAGCGCCGATGATACTTGGCGGGTGACTGCCCGGGAAAGTAGGACGCTGCCGGTTCAGAAATCAGAAGACAGGTCAGAAATGACTTGTCTTTTTTTTCGCGCGTTTTCATTCCGGCGAATCGAAAATGTTTTTTTGCTCGGCGGACGCAGCTGCGGCAGAATCTTTTTTGTTTATTAAATTTTCTTAACTCTATTGAATTAGGTTATTTTTGTGTTAATATTTAGGTAAAGACCGATTCGGCACAGGCTGTTTTTCACAGGCAGGGGCCGATCCGGCCAGAAACTGTTTTTCAGGTGACAATTATGTGAGAGGGAGTGACATTTATGAAAAAGAAAAGTAACATTGTCAGTGTCATCGTCCTGATTGTTGTCGTTGCGGTTCTCGTTATCGCGGCGTTCACAACCGACGCCAAGAGCGTTCAGAAAACCTTCTGGGCTCTTGTTCCGCCGGTCATAGCGATTGTCCTGGCACTTGTCACCAAAGAAGTTTACAGCTCATTGTTTATCGGTATAGTTGTGGGAGGTCTTTTGTATTCCGGCTTCAGCTTTCCGGGTACGATCAAGCACGTCTTCACCGACGGAATCGTAGCTCAGCTTACGGATGCGTATAACGTCGGCATCCTGATCTTCCTGGTCATTCTGGGAATCATGGTATGCCTGATGAACAAATCCGGCGGATCCGCAGCGTTCGGAAGGTGGGCGCAGAAACACATCAAGACCAAAAAAGGCGCACAGTTCGCCACCATCGTCCTGGGTATTCTGATTTTCATCGACGATTATTTCAACTGTCTCACAGTGGGAAGCGTCATGCTTCCGGTCACAGACCGTTTCAAGATTTCCAGAGCCAAGCTGGCATATCTGATCGACGCGACCGCGGCCCCGGTATGCATTATCGCACCGATTTCTTCCTGGGCCGCTGCAGTATCGGGTTTTGTCCCCGGCAACCAGAACGGAATCGCGCTGTTCTGCAGCTGCATTCCATGGAATTTCTACGCGCTGTTCACGATTACGTTCATGTTCGCTATTACGGCAATGCAGGCTGATTATGGCTTGATGGAGCTGCATGAGCTGAATGCGACGACAAAGGGCGATCTGTTTACGACGCCGGAGCGTCCGTATGCGGAGGCGGACAAAGCCAAGCTGAAAGAGGACGGAAAACTGTTCGACATGCTGATTCCTGTCATTGTGCTGGTCATCTGCTGTGTGATCGGTATGCTCTGGAGCGGCGGAATGTTCTCCGGAAAGAACTTTGTAGAAGCCTTCGCCAACTCAGATGCTTCCGTAGGACTCGCGGTCGGTTCATTCTTCGCCCTTCTCATTACTCTGGTCATTTACATGGTAAGACGTGTAATGAATTTCACAGAGTTTATGGCCTGTGTCCCCGACGGATTTGCAGCGATGATCGCGCCGATTCTCATCCTGACCTTCGCCTGGTCACTGAAGGGCATGACGGACAGCCTGGGCGCGTCTGTCTATGTCGCGGATCTGATTAAAAACAGCGCGAGCAGTCTGATGAACCTGCTGCCGTTTATTATCTTCCTTATTGCGGTCGGCCTGTCCTTTGCCACCGGCACCTCTTGGGGAACGTTCGGAATCCTGATCCCGATCGTTGTTACGGCGTTCAAGGACACCGATCCGAACCTGATGATCATCGCGATGTCCGCCTGCATGGCCGGCGCTGTCTGCGGCGATCACTGCTCGCCGATTTCGGATACCACCATCATGGCTTCCGCGGGAGCCCAGTGCTACCACATCAATCACGTCAATACGCAGTTGCCTTATGCGATGACTGTCGCGGCGATTTCCGCGGTCACGTACATTGTGGCGGGATTTTCGCGCAACGTGGTCGTGTCGCTGGTATTTGGCTTTGTCGTACTGATCGTTCTGCTGTACTTCCTGAAGAAGAGGGAACAAAAGAAATACGGCGCGGCCTGGGCAGACTGATTCTGCGCCCCGGCGCGTCCGGAACACGAGCCCCGGCTGTATATGAAGCCCCCGTCTGTCTGTGCTGATTGCAGACAGACGGGCTTTTGCTGTTTCTGCAGAAATCACATAAATTGGCAATTATTACCAACAATCTATGGACGGAATTTACATTTTATGCTATAATTAGCGCATGCTCATTATGTTCCTGCCGGACTTAATGGGCGCTGACAATGATTTGTTTGCAGCGCGCGGCGCACAGCCGGCTGCAGAGGGCGCCGGCATGCGCTGACTGATGCCTGCGCTGTGTATGCTATGCTGCGCCCGGCTCAGGTGAGGGAGGTCGTTACATGATCGTATTGAAAATTATATTTTGTGTGATGATCTGCGTACCGCTGGCCTGTGTGGGATGGTTCCTCTTTGAAAAGCTTCTGGAATCTGCCACCGGCGGCAGAGAATAAACGGGAGTTATTGATGAACAGAGGGCTTTTTAT
Protein-coding sequences here:
- a CDS encoding Na+/H+ antiporter NhaC family protein; the protein is MGRKIPLWQALLCFFFTLIVLMYCLGILGKLFGDALACDYGEVHIALLTSATFAAIVAALNGYKWSFLEAGMLASINRSMQAILILAEVGLLIGCWVAAGVVPAMIYYGLLILKPSIFLFAACLLCCIVALATGSSWTTAGTIGIALIGVATGLGIPSSMAAGAVVSGAYFGDKMSPLSDTTNLAPAMAGATLFDHIRHMIYTVTPSLIIALVIYLVLGMRASGNNLDIVEPMRQACLINFKLNLWMLIPPILVIVIVALKIPAIPGIMGGIVAGMIIGSIFNGIGLADWPGILHYGYSVPGFTDAYTQAQDKLADQIASYDADSFLSMDAGDFAALAKEQGLSTSIIGEYNIDKLIDGKGGMNSMMWTINLILCAMCFGGIMDASGMLGEIAQSLLHFAKGTGGLVTVTVISCIIMNIIAGDQYLSLVLPGRMYKETYEDRRLAPRNLSRVLEDSGTITSCLVPWNTCGATMQKFLGVKTWGGPGGGYGRYAFLNLINPLVSIFYGFTGITMMKMTDEEYEKVMQAREKEKQEALANLEA
- a CDS encoding Na+/H+ antiporter NhaC family protein, which gives rise to MKKKSNIVSVIVLIVVVAVLVIAAFTTDAKSVQKTFWALVPPVIAIVLALVTKEVYSSLFIGIVVGGLLYSGFSFPGTIKHVFTDGIVAQLTDAYNVGILIFLVILGIMVCLMNKSGGSAAFGRWAQKHIKTKKGAQFATIVLGILIFIDDYFNCLTVGSVMLPVTDRFKISRAKLAYLIDATAAPVCIIAPISSWAAAVSGFVPGNQNGIALFCSCIPWNFYALFTITFMFAITAMQADYGLMELHELNATTKGDLFTTPERPYAEADKAKLKEDGKLFDMLIPVIVLVICCVIGMLWSGGMFSGKNFVEAFANSDASVGLAVGSFFALLITLVIYMVRRVMNFTEFMACVPDGFAAMIAPILILTFAWSLKGMTDSLGASVYVADLIKNSASSLMNLLPFIIFLIAVGLSFATGTSWGTFGILIPIVVTAFKDTDPNLMIIAMSACMAGAVCGDHCSPISDTTIMASAGAQCYHINHVNTQLPYAMTVAAISAVTYIVAGFSRNVVVSLVFGFVVLIVLLYFLKKREQKKYGAAWAD